A single Clavibacter nebraskensis NCPPB 2581 DNA region contains:
- the valS gene encoding valine--tRNA ligase, translating into MVDERRPDTAQETTGQVARIPDKPALEGLEAKWGRRWQADGTYDFRRDEAASGTVFSIDTPPPTASGSLHIGHVFSYTHTDVVARYRRMRGESVFYPLGWDDNGLPTERRVQNFYGVRCDPTLPYDPAYQPAETGGTSKPGDQQPISRRNFIELCERLTEEDEKQFEDLFRTLGLSVDWRQSYRTIGAEAQVASQRAFLRNLARGEAYQADAPTLWDVTFRTAVAQAELEDREQPSAYHRLAFHRPDGDDVIIDTTRPELLAACVALVAHPDDERYQGLFGTTVTTPVFGVEVPVLAHHLAQPDKGSGIAMVCTFGDLNDVVWWRELQLENRAIVGFDGRIVSEAPAAITSEAGREAYAALAGKTVFSAKAAMVELLTESRELIGEPRKITHPVKFYEKGDKPLEIVSTRQWYIRNGGRDEELRAGLIGRGREIGFVPDFMRVRYENWVGGLNGDWLVSRQRFFGVPLPVWYPLDADGNPEFEKAITPTEDQLPVDPSSDPAPGYTEDQRGVPGGFQGELDVMDTWATSSLTPQLAGGWERDPELFGLVFPFSMRPQGQDIIRTWLFSTVLRAELEHGTAPWKTAAISGWILDPDRKKMSKSKGNVVTPAATLEQFGSDAVRYWAASARLGVDAAMDPQNPTQIKIGRRLAIKVLNAAKFILSFEAPEGARATHAIDVGMLAALAEVVETATTALEEYDHARALEVTESFFWTFCDDYLELVKDRAYSADADPADRGSAVAALREALDVLLRLFAPFVPFAAEEAWSWSHDGSIHTSVWPTAPTPDAPATGGAPDPRLLALAGRALVGIRRAKTDAKASQKTPVAEAVVAASPEDIRSLELVARDLRAVGRITDLTFTEGDGPAVTRITLATAEQHEETDA; encoded by the coding sequence ATGGTAGACGAACGACGTCCGGACACCGCCCAGGAGACGACCGGACAGGTCGCCCGGATCCCCGACAAGCCCGCCCTCGAGGGGCTCGAGGCGAAGTGGGGCAGGCGCTGGCAGGCCGACGGCACGTACGACTTCCGCCGCGACGAGGCCGCCTCCGGCACCGTCTTCTCCATCGACACCCCGCCGCCCACGGCGAGCGGATCCCTGCACATCGGCCACGTCTTCAGCTACACGCACACCGACGTCGTCGCCCGCTACCGCCGCATGCGCGGCGAGAGCGTCTTCTACCCGCTCGGCTGGGACGACAACGGCCTCCCCACCGAGCGCCGCGTCCAGAACTTCTACGGCGTCCGCTGCGACCCGACGCTCCCCTACGACCCCGCGTACCAGCCCGCGGAGACGGGCGGCACGTCGAAGCCCGGCGACCAGCAGCCCATCTCCCGCCGCAACTTCATCGAGCTGTGCGAGCGCCTCACCGAGGAGGACGAGAAGCAGTTCGAGGACCTCTTCCGCACGCTCGGCCTGAGCGTCGACTGGCGCCAGAGCTACCGCACCATCGGCGCCGAGGCGCAGGTCGCCTCGCAGCGCGCGTTCCTCCGCAACCTCGCCCGCGGCGAGGCGTACCAGGCCGACGCCCCCACCCTGTGGGACGTCACCTTCCGCACCGCCGTCGCGCAGGCCGAGCTCGAGGACCGCGAGCAGCCGAGCGCCTACCACCGCCTCGCGTTCCACCGCCCCGACGGCGACGACGTGATCATCGACACCACGCGCCCCGAGCTCCTCGCGGCGTGCGTCGCCCTCGTCGCGCACCCGGACGACGAGCGCTACCAGGGCCTGTTCGGCACCACGGTCACGACGCCCGTCTTCGGCGTCGAGGTCCCCGTGCTCGCGCACCACCTCGCGCAGCCCGACAAGGGATCCGGCATCGCCATGGTCTGCACCTTCGGCGACCTCAACGACGTCGTCTGGTGGCGCGAGCTGCAGCTCGAGAACCGTGCGATCGTCGGCTTCGACGGCCGCATCGTCTCCGAGGCGCCCGCCGCGATCACGTCGGAGGCCGGTCGCGAGGCCTACGCCGCCCTCGCCGGCAAGACCGTGTTCTCCGCGAAGGCGGCGATGGTCGAGCTGCTCACGGAGTCCCGCGAGCTCATCGGCGAGCCGCGCAAGATCACCCACCCCGTGAAGTTCTACGAGAAGGGCGACAAGCCGCTCGAGATCGTCTCCACCCGCCAGTGGTACATCCGCAACGGCGGCCGGGACGAAGAGCTCCGCGCGGGCCTCATCGGCCGCGGCCGCGAGATCGGCTTCGTGCCCGACTTCATGCGCGTCCGCTACGAGAACTGGGTCGGCGGACTCAACGGCGACTGGCTCGTCTCCCGCCAGCGCTTCTTCGGCGTCCCGTTGCCCGTCTGGTACCCGCTCGACGCCGACGGCAACCCGGAGTTCGAGAAGGCCATCACGCCCACCGAGGACCAGCTGCCCGTCGACCCGTCGTCGGACCCCGCCCCCGGCTACACGGAGGACCAGCGCGGCGTGCCCGGCGGCTTCCAGGGCGAGCTCGACGTCATGGACACCTGGGCCACCTCCTCGCTCACCCCACAGCTCGCGGGCGGCTGGGAGCGCGACCCGGAGCTGTTCGGCCTCGTCTTCCCGTTCTCGATGCGCCCGCAGGGCCAGGACATCATCCGCACGTGGCTCTTCTCCACGGTCCTCCGCGCCGAGCTGGAGCACGGGACGGCGCCGTGGAAGACGGCCGCGATCTCCGGCTGGATCCTCGACCCCGACCGCAAGAAGATGTCGAAGTCCAAGGGCAACGTCGTGACCCCGGCGGCCACGCTCGAGCAGTTCGGCTCCGACGCGGTGCGCTACTGGGCCGCCTCGGCCCGCCTCGGCGTCGACGCCGCGATGGACCCGCAGAACCCGACGCAGATCAAGATCGGCCGCCGGCTCGCGATCAAGGTGCTCAACGCCGCGAAGTTCATCCTCTCCTTCGAGGCCCCGGAGGGCGCCCGTGCGACGCACGCCATCGACGTGGGCATGCTCGCCGCCCTCGCCGAGGTCGTGGAGACCGCGACGACCGCGCTCGAGGAATACGACCACGCCCGCGCGCTCGAGGTCACGGAGAGCTTCTTCTGGACCTTCTGCGACGACTACCTCGAGCTCGTCAAGGACCGCGCCTACTCGGCCGACGCCGATCCGGCCGACCGGGGATCCGCGGTCGCGGCGCTCCGCGAGGCCCTCGACGTCCTGCTGCGCCTGTTCGCGCCCTTCGTGCCGTTCGCGGCGGAGGAGGCGTGGAGCTGGTCGCACGACGGCTCGATCCACACCTCCGTGTGGCCGACCGCCCCGACCCCCGACGCCCCCGCCACCGGCGGCGCGCCCGACCCGCGGCTGCTGGCCCTCGCCGGCCGCGCGCTCGTGGGGATCCGCCGCGCCAAGACCGACGCCAAGGCCTCGCAGAAGACGCCCGTCGCCGAGGCGGTCGTCGCCGCCTCGCCCGAGGACATCCGCTCGCTCGAGCTCGTGGCGCGGGACCTCCGCGCCGTGGGCCGCATCACCGACCTGACCTTCACCGAGGGGGACGGCCCCGCCGTCACCCGCATCACACTCGCGACCGCCGAGCAGCACGAGGAGACCGACGCATGA
- a CDS encoding phosphoenolpyruvate carboxykinase (GTP), with the protein MTSIQDAPPLTDDRPRGDRPGTETDTGTTAPDARPLPPGAAAPAHSRDPRVAEWVADVARLTLPDRVVWCTGSVAEYDRLTREMVDAGTLIRLNPEWRPHSFLARSDPADVARVEDRTFICSADPADAGPTNNWRDPAETRAELRDLFAGSMRGRTLYVVPFSMGPLGGAISQLGVQITDSPYVVASMALMTRMGDDALRLIGPDTTWVRALHGLGAPLVDDRGRRTADVPWPHNGDKRICHFPEDREIISFGSGYGGNALLGKKCFSLRIASVMARDEGWLAEHMLLIRITSPEGRRFHVAAAFPSACGKTNLAMLTPTIPGWTVETLGDDIAWLRPDVQGRLRAVNPERGLFGVAPGTGEATNPVAMSTIWGNAIYTNVALRPDGDVWWEGMTPTPPAGLVDWQGQPWSPGSGTPAAHPNARFTVGLEQCPSLADDWDHPDGVVVDAILFGGRRATNVPLVAEADDWEHGVFIGATMASERTAAAEGRVGELRHDPFAMQPFCGYDMADHWRHWLEVGRGLGAGAPRVFQVNWFRKGEDGSFLWPGFGENARVLEWIVRRVDGRVPVVPTPVGGLPLPEDIDVEGLDLADGALDELLALDPALWLEELDAVDAHFARFGGRVPVELTARLDRMRRAFREIATPAPA; encoded by the coding sequence ATGACCAGCATCCAGGACGCACCCCCGCTCACCGACGACCGCCCGCGCGGCGACCGGCCCGGCACCGAGACCGACACCGGCACCACCGCTCCCGACGCCCGCCCGCTCCCGCCCGGCGCGGCCGCCCCCGCGCACTCCCGCGACCCCCGCGTCGCGGAGTGGGTCGCGGACGTCGCCCGGCTCACGCTCCCCGACCGGGTCGTCTGGTGCACGGGCAGCGTCGCCGAGTACGACCGCCTCACGCGCGAGATGGTCGACGCCGGCACGCTCATCCGGCTGAACCCCGAGTGGCGTCCGCACAGCTTCCTCGCGCGCAGCGACCCGGCCGACGTGGCCCGGGTCGAGGACCGCACCTTCATCTGCTCGGCGGATCCCGCCGACGCCGGCCCCACGAACAACTGGCGCGACCCCGCCGAGACGCGCGCCGAGCTCCGGGACCTGTTCGCCGGATCCATGCGCGGCCGCACCCTCTACGTCGTCCCGTTCTCCATGGGCCCGCTCGGCGGCGCGATCTCGCAGCTCGGCGTGCAGATCACCGACAGCCCCTACGTCGTCGCGAGCATGGCGCTCATGACGCGCATGGGCGACGACGCGCTCCGCCTCATCGGCCCCGACACGACGTGGGTCCGCGCGCTGCACGGCCTCGGCGCGCCGCTCGTGGACGACCGGGGCCGCCGCACCGCCGACGTGCCGTGGCCGCACAACGGCGACAAGCGCATCTGCCACTTCCCCGAGGATCGCGAGATCATCTCGTTCGGCTCGGGCTACGGCGGCAACGCGCTCCTCGGGAAGAAGTGCTTCTCCCTCCGCATCGCCTCCGTGATGGCGCGCGACGAGGGCTGGCTCGCCGAGCACATGCTCCTCATCCGGATCACGAGCCCGGAGGGCCGCCGCTTCCACGTCGCGGCCGCGTTCCCGTCGGCGTGCGGCAAGACCAACCTCGCGATGCTCACGCCGACGATCCCCGGCTGGACGGTCGAGACGCTGGGCGACGACATCGCCTGGCTCCGCCCCGACGTGCAGGGCCGCCTCCGCGCCGTGAACCCCGAGCGCGGCCTCTTCGGCGTCGCCCCCGGCACGGGCGAGGCCACGAACCCCGTCGCCATGTCGACGATCTGGGGCAACGCGATCTACACGAACGTCGCCCTCCGCCCCGACGGCGACGTGTGGTGGGAGGGCATGACGCCGACGCCGCCCGCGGGCCTCGTCGACTGGCAGGGGCAGCCGTGGTCGCCCGGATCCGGCACCCCCGCCGCGCACCCGAACGCGCGCTTCACCGTGGGGCTGGAGCAGTGCCCGTCGCTCGCCGACGACTGGGACCACCCCGACGGGGTCGTGGTCGACGCGATCCTGTTCGGCGGGCGCCGCGCCACGAACGTCCCGCTCGTCGCGGAGGCGGACGACTGGGAGCACGGCGTCTTCATCGGCGCGACGATGGCGTCGGAGCGGACGGCCGCCGCCGAGGGCCGGGTCGGCGAGCTCCGCCACGACCCGTTCGCGATGCAGCCGTTCTGCGGCTACGACATGGCCGACCACTGGCGGCACTGGCTGGAGGTCGGGCGCGGCCTCGGCGCCGGGGCCCCGCGCGTCTTCCAGGTCAACTGGTTCCGCAAGGGCGAGGACGGCTCCTTCCTCTGGCCGGGCTTCGGCGAGAACGCGCGCGTGCTCGAGTGGATCGTGCGGCGCGTGGATGGCCGCGTACCCGTCGTGCCGACCCCGGTGGGCGGCCTGCCCCTGCCGGAGGACATCGATGTCGAGGGGCTCGACCTCGCCGACGGGGCGCTCGACGAGCTGCTGGCGCTGGATCCCGCCCTCTGGCTCGAGGAGCTGGACGCCGTGGACGCGCACTTCGCGCGCTTCGGCGGACGCGTCCCCGTGGAGCTCACGGCCCGCCTCGACCGGATGCGCCGGGCCTTCCGCGAGATCGCGACGCCCGCGCCCGCCTAG
- a CDS encoding XRE family transcriptional regulator, whose translation MDQLVIGRRIRHARKAAGLTLQALGERAGILPSQLSMIENGRRETRLSTLGRIAGALGVDVTHLLAADAPDARSALEIELDRAQRSSLYGSLGLPAVPASRALPQETLEALVGLHRELARRERESIATPEEARRANTEQRLMMRERDNHIPAIEELAERMLADVGHRSGALSHRSVSRMAEGLGFELIYVDDLPRSTRSVTDLGEGRIYLPPASIPGGHGLRSMALQAMAHRVLGHEEPASYADFLRQRLEINYFAAACLMPLTQSVEFLAEAKERRDLAVEDFRDAFGVTHEAAALRLTNISTTHLDLRVHFLRVGGDGAVYKAYENDGLPLPVDVTGAVEGQPVCREWAARGAFDRTNRTTEFHQYTDTPAGTFWCSTQTGSTAEGEYSISFGVPFAHAKWFRGRETTARSLSRCPDESCCRRADPEDAGRWRDRAWPSARLHAHILAPLPRGSFPGVDDRELYAFLDRHAGA comes from the coding sequence ATGGACCAGCTCGTCATCGGTCGGCGCATCCGGCACGCGCGGAAGGCCGCCGGGCTCACGCTGCAGGCGCTGGGGGAGCGGGCGGGGATCCTGCCGAGCCAGCTGAGCATGATTGAAAACGGCCGGCGCGAGACGCGGCTGTCGACGCTGGGGAGGATCGCGGGCGCGCTCGGCGTCGACGTCACGCACCTGCTCGCCGCCGACGCGCCGGACGCCCGCTCGGCCCTGGAGATCGAGCTCGACCGGGCGCAGCGCTCGTCGCTGTACGGCTCGCTCGGGCTGCCGGCCGTGCCGGCGAGCAGGGCGCTCCCGCAGGAGACGCTCGAGGCGCTCGTCGGGCTGCACCGCGAGCTCGCGCGACGCGAGCGCGAGTCGATCGCCACGCCCGAGGAGGCGCGGCGGGCGAACACCGAGCAGCGGCTCATGATGCGCGAGCGCGACAACCACATCCCCGCCATCGAGGAGCTGGCCGAGCGGATGCTCGCCGACGTCGGCCACCGCAGCGGCGCCCTGTCGCACCGCAGCGTCAGCCGCATGGCCGAGGGCCTCGGGTTCGAGCTGATCTACGTGGACGACCTGCCGCGGTCCACGCGCTCGGTCACCGACCTCGGCGAGGGGCGGATCTACCTGCCGCCCGCCTCCATCCCCGGCGGCCACGGCCTCCGCTCGATGGCGCTGCAGGCGATGGCGCACCGGGTGCTCGGCCACGAGGAACCGGCGAGCTACGCCGACTTCCTGCGGCAGCGGCTGGAGATCAACTACTTCGCGGCCGCGTGCCTCATGCCGCTGACGCAGTCGGTGGAGTTCCTCGCGGAGGCCAAGGAGCGGCGCGACCTCGCGGTGGAGGACTTCCGCGACGCGTTCGGCGTGACGCACGAGGCCGCGGCTCTGCGACTCACGAACATCAGCACGACGCACCTCGACCTCCGGGTGCACTTCCTGCGCGTGGGCGGCGACGGCGCGGTCTACAAGGCGTACGAGAACGACGGCCTGCCGCTGCCCGTGGACGTGACGGGCGCGGTCGAGGGCCAGCCGGTGTGCCGCGAGTGGGCGGCGCGCGGCGCCTTCGACCGCACGAACCGCACGACCGAGTTCCACCAGTACACGGACACGCCCGCAGGGACGTTCTGGTGCTCGACGCAGACGGGATCCACCGCCGAGGGCGAGTACTCCATCTCCTTCGGCGTGCCCTTCGCGCACGCCAAGTGGTTCCGCGGACGTGAGACGACCGCGCGGAGCCTGTCGCGGTGCCCGGACGAGTCGTGCTGCCGGCGCGCGGATCCCGAGGACGCCGGCCGGTGGCGCGACCGCGCGTGGCCGAGCGCCCGGCTGCACGCGCACATCCTCGCGCCGCTGCCGCGCGGGTCCTTTCCCGGGGTGGACGACCGCGAGCTGTACGCCTTCCTCGACCGGCACGCCGGGGCGTGA
- a CDS encoding dipeptide ABC transporter ATP-binding protein gives MSAGSGRAALATPPALRVEDLRVSFDGVPVVHGVSLRIAPGECLALVGTSGSGKSVTARSLLGLAGAGADVRADVLEVGGRDLRDAGPRAWRRVRGSGVGLVLQDALSSLDPLRPIGREIGDALRIHGMRDTRARRARVLELLESVGMPDPATRVHQRSGELSGGLRQRALLAAALALDPPLLVADEPTTALDATVQARIIDLLADLRTRGGATLLVSHDLAVVARLADRVAVMHDGRVVEEGPTADVLRAPAHRRTRALVAAVPTGVPRGVALSEGRIDAAAASPATTAAPHPDDRVVLRATSLTRSYRGPAGSARTAVDDVSLEVRRGRTLGLVGGSGSGKTTVARLLLALEEPDAGGVTLDEAPWSGIPERDRRSRRARVGAVYQDPLASFDPRWTIDRILQDALAVAGLRGADAFDSPATLLAQVGLDPALLRRRPARLSGGQRQRVAIARAIAARPDVLICDEPVSALDIAVQAQVLDLLDELQRRLGLGLLLISHDLGVVAHMSDEVLVVSDGRVVERGSADDVLTRPTHPVTRSLLDAVPRLDPDAAPR, from the coding sequence GTGAGCGCCGGATCCGGCCGGGCCGCGCTCGCGACGCCGCCCGCCCTGCGCGTCGAGGACCTCCGGGTCTCCTTCGACGGCGTCCCCGTCGTGCACGGCGTCTCCCTGCGGATCGCGCCCGGGGAGTGCCTCGCGCTGGTCGGCACGTCCGGCTCCGGCAAGAGCGTGACCGCCCGGAGCCTCCTCGGGCTCGCGGGCGCGGGCGCCGACGTGCGCGCCGACGTGCTGGAGGTGGGCGGCCGGGACCTGCGCGACGCGGGTCCCCGCGCGTGGCGGCGCGTGCGCGGATCCGGGGTCGGGCTCGTGTTGCAGGACGCGCTCTCCTCGCTCGACCCGCTGCGCCCCATCGGGCGCGAGATCGGCGACGCCCTCCGGATCCACGGGATGCGGGACACACGCGCCCGTCGGGCGCGCGTCCTCGAACTGCTCGAGAGCGTGGGCATGCCGGATCCCGCGACGCGCGTGCACCAGCGCTCGGGCGAGCTCTCGGGCGGGCTGCGGCAGCGGGCGCTGCTCGCGGCGGCCCTCGCGCTGGATCCGCCGCTCCTCGTGGCCGACGAGCCCACGACCGCGCTCGACGCCACCGTGCAGGCGCGCATCATCGACCTGCTCGCCGACCTGCGCACGCGCGGCGGGGCGACCCTGCTCGTCAGCCACGACCTGGCGGTCGTCGCGCGCCTCGCCGACCGCGTCGCCGTGATGCACGACGGCCGCGTCGTCGAGGAGGGCCCGACCGCCGACGTCCTCCGCGCCCCGGCGCACCGACGGACGCGCGCGCTCGTCGCCGCCGTGCCGACGGGCGTCCCGCGCGGCGTGGCGCTGTCGGAGGGCCGGATCGACGCGGCCGCCGCGTCGCCTGCGACGACCGCCGCACCGCACCCGGACGACCGCGTCGTCCTGCGCGCCACCTCGCTGACGCGCTCCTACCGGGGCCCGGCCGGCTCCGCCCGCACGGCGGTCGACGACGTCTCCCTCGAGGTGCGCCGCGGCCGCACGCTCGGCCTCGTCGGCGGATCCGGTTCCGGCAAGACCACGGTCGCCCGCCTCCTGCTCGCCCTCGAGGAGCCGGACGCGGGCGGCGTCACGCTCGACGAGGCGCCGTGGAGCGGCATCCCGGAGCGCGACCGCCGCAGCCGACGCGCACGCGTCGGCGCCGTCTACCAGGACCCGCTCGCGTCCTTCGACCCGCGATGGACCATCGACCGGATCCTCCAGGACGCCCTCGCGGTCGCCGGCCTCCGCGGCGCCGACGCGTTCGACTCCCCCGCGACGCTCCTCGCGCAGGTGGGCCTCGATCCCGCGCTCCTCCGCCGCCGTCCCGCCCGGCTGTCGGGCGGCCAGCGGCAGCGCGTCGCCATCGCGCGCGCCATCGCGGCCCGACCCGACGTCCTGATCTGCGACGAGCCCGTCTCCGCGCTCGACATCGCCGTGCAGGCCCAGGTGCTCGACCTCCTCGACGAGCTGCAGCGCCGGCTGGGCCTCGGCCTCCTCCTCATCTCGCACGACCTCGGCGTCGTCGCCCACATGAGCGACGAGGTGCTGGTGGTGAGCGACGGCCGCGTGGTGGAGCGCGGATCCGCCGACGACGTGCTGACGCGCCCGACGCACCCCGTCACCCGGTCGCTCCTCGACGCCGTCCCCCGCCTGGACCCGGACGCCGCGCCGCGCTAG
- a CDS encoding ABC transporter permease gives MSDPRAETLLAAAPSRPPVRILAVAGTAGAAVVVVLLLVSALAPGLVAPGDPLAIAPAEAFRAPGVGHLLGTDESGRDVLTRVVHGAGPSLVIGVSATAIGLGLGAVLGLAAALLGRIADFAVNRVIEVVFAFPGLLLALFLIVILGPGIGSATLAVGISAAPGYARIIRGRVMLVRRSAYVEAATVLGRPPLVVLARHILPNTAAPLFVLGTLGVGQAIVWASSLSYLGLGTVPPDPEWGAMLAAGRTYIGSAPWLTVVPGLMIVLTATASTVLGRALERRVRAS, from the coding sequence ATGAGCGACCCCCGCGCCGAGACGCTCCTCGCCGCCGCGCCGTCGCGCCCCCCGGTCCGGATCCTGGCCGTCGCCGGGACCGCGGGCGCGGCCGTCGTCGTCGTCCTGCTCCTCGTCTCCGCCCTCGCCCCCGGCCTCGTCGCGCCCGGCGACCCGCTCGCCATCGCGCCCGCGGAGGCGTTCCGCGCGCCCGGCGTTGGCCACCTCCTCGGCACCGACGAGTCCGGCCGCGACGTGCTCACGCGCGTCGTGCACGGCGCCGGCCCCAGCCTCGTCATCGGCGTGAGCGCCACGGCCATCGGCCTCGGCCTCGGCGCGGTCCTCGGCCTCGCCGCCGCCCTGCTCGGCCGCATCGCCGACTTCGCGGTGAACCGCGTGATCGAGGTGGTCTTCGCGTTCCCGGGTCTCCTCCTCGCGCTCTTCCTCATCGTGATCCTCGGTCCCGGCATCGGCAGCGCCACCCTCGCCGTCGGGATCTCGGCGGCGCCCGGCTACGCGCGCATCATCCGCGGCCGGGTCATGTTGGTGCGGCGGTCCGCGTACGTGGAGGCGGCGACCGTGCTCGGGCGTCCGCCGCTCGTGGTGCTCGCGCGGCACATCCTGCCGAACACGGCCGCTCCGCTCTTCGTGCTCGGCACGCTCGGCGTCGGGCAGGCGATCGTGTGGGCGTCCTCGCTCAGCTACCTCGGGCTCGGCACCGTGCCGCCGGATCCCGAGTGGGGCGCCATGCTCGCGGCCGGCCGCACGTACATCGGCTCGGCGCCCTGGCTGACCGTGGTGCCGGGCCTCATGATCGTCCTCACCGCCACCGCGTCGACCGTGCTCGGCCGCGCGCTCGAGCGACGGGTGCGCGCGTCGTGA
- a CDS encoding ABC transporter permease produces the protein MTRGRAVRATGSRRPALLRAVGARIGGAVLVLWAVATVTFLAVRLIPGDPAQAILGGPGSQAPPEAVAAVRAEYGLDQPLLVQYLAQLGRLAQGDLGRSYALREDVVAVLARQLPGTLLLAVLALAVAWILALGLALVSTGAGRVAGAVGAGVEIVAASLPHFWIGVVLILVFSTGLGWLPAVSGSSPAGLVLPVLTLAIPLAGFLGQIMREALLDALDSPFALAARARGESEAGVRLRHALRHAAAPGIALSGWAFGFLISGAVVVEQIFARPGLGRTALAAVTSRDVPVIVGVVLVVAVIYIVLTAVTDLLARIVDPRLVDARTGPVPTAAPAPAGTAPVIDPAAAADAPAPAR, from the coding sequence GTGACGCGCGGCCGCGCCGTCCGCGCGACCGGCTCCCGACGACCCGCGCTCCTGCGGGCCGTCGGAGCCCGGATCGGCGGCGCGGTCCTCGTGCTCTGGGCGGTCGCGACCGTCACGTTCCTCGCGGTGCGGCTGATCCCCGGCGACCCGGCGCAGGCGATCCTCGGCGGGCCCGGCTCGCAGGCGCCGCCCGAGGCGGTCGCGGCGGTGCGCGCCGAGTACGGGCTCGACCAGCCGCTCCTCGTGCAGTACCTCGCGCAGCTGGGCCGGCTCGCGCAGGGCGACCTCGGCCGGTCGTACGCGCTGCGCGAGGACGTCGTGGCGGTGCTCGCGCGGCAGCTGCCGGGCACGCTGCTGCTGGCGGTGCTCGCGCTCGCCGTGGCGTGGATCCTCGCGCTCGGCCTCGCGCTCGTCTCCACCGGCGCGGGACGCGTCGCCGGCGCGGTGGGCGCGGGCGTCGAGATCGTGGCGGCGTCGCTGCCGCACTTCTGGATCGGCGTCGTGCTGATCCTCGTCTTCTCCACCGGGCTCGGCTGGCTGCCGGCCGTGAGCGGGTCATCCCCCGCGGGCCTCGTGCTGCCCGTGCTCACGCTCGCGATCCCGCTCGCCGGGTTCCTCGGGCAGATCATGCGCGAGGCGCTGCTCGACGCGCTCGACTCCCCGTTCGCGCTGGCGGCCCGGGCCCGCGGCGAGTCGGAGGCGGGCGTGCGGCTGCGGCACGCGCTGCGGCACGCGGCGGCGCCCGGGATCGCGCTCTCCGGCTGGGCGTTCGGCTTCCTCATCTCGGGAGCCGTGGTCGTCGAGCAGATATTCGCCCGGCCCGGCCTCGGTCGCACCGCGCTCGCGGCCGTGACGAGCCGGGACGTCCCCGTCATCGTCGGCGTGGTGCTCGTGGTCGCCGTGATCTACATCGTGCTGACGGCCGTGACCGACCTGCTGGCGCGGATCGTGGACCCGCGGCTCGTCGACGCGCGGACGGGGCCCGTTCCCACGGCGGCTCCGGCGCCCGCGGGCACCGCGCCCGTGATCGACCCCGCAGCAGCGGCCGATGCGCCGGCGCCCGCGCGATGA